The Haloplanus sp. CK5-1 genome contains a region encoding:
- a CDS encoding DUF4349 domain-containing protein has protein sequence MERRRLTLVLLAALVLLAGCNGAGSAGGGGDAGYAETAVEAQAEPRAADSGGSGGGGDGGDGGNAGDTDADASGRSIIRTGEVRIRVEDYEASESNLTAVAEERGGYVSDSAKRIRERDGEDWTTGRVVLRVPAEDFSESMTAVESEGTVLESRTSSEDVTDQVVDLEARLENLRAERDRLRTLYDRANDTEDVIAIERRLSEVQTEIERTEARLQNIQRRVAYATITVELVEPRPDRPAPDQWYDTPVVGAFLESVEGVGILLRAMVVGAAYAAPYLLVFLTPFAVVAALLYRFRDRLT, from the coding sequence ATGGAACGACGACGACTGACCCTGGTACTGCTCGCGGCGCTGGTACTACTCGCCGGGTGCAACGGTGCGGGGAGCGCCGGCGGTGGTGGCGACGCGGGCTACGCGGAGACGGCAGTAGAGGCCCAAGCGGAGCCACGAGCCGCGGATTCTGGCGGGAGCGGGGGCGGCGGTGACGGCGGCGACGGCGGCAACGCGGGTGACACCGACGCCGACGCGTCCGGACGATCGATCATCCGCACCGGCGAGGTGCGAATCCGGGTCGAGGACTACGAGGCTTCGGAGTCGAACCTGACGGCAGTCGCCGAGGAGCGTGGCGGCTACGTCAGCGACTCCGCGAAACGGATCCGCGAGCGCGACGGCGAGGACTGGACGACCGGTCGGGTCGTCCTCCGGGTACCCGCCGAGGACTTCTCCGAGTCGATGACCGCCGTCGAGAGCGAGGGGACGGTCCTCGAGTCGCGGACGTCGAGCGAGGACGTGACCGATCAGGTGGTCGATCTCGAGGCGCGTCTCGAGAACCTCCGCGCCGAACGCGACCGCTTGCGGACGCTGTACGACCGCGCCAACGACACCGAGGACGTGATCGCCATCGAGCGTCGCCTCTCGGAGGTTCAGACGGAGATCGAACGGACCGAGGCCCGCCTCCAGAACATCCAGCGACGGGTCGCCTACGCCACCATCACGGTCGAACTGGTCGAACCCCGCCCCGACCGCCCGGCGCCCGATCAGTGGTACGACACGCCCGTGGTGGGCGCCTTCCTCGAATCGGTCGAGGGCGTCGGCATCCTCCTCCGGGCGATGGTCGTCGGCGCGGCGTACGCCGCGCCCTACCTGCTCGTCTTCCTGACGCCGTTCGCGGTCGTTGCGGCACTCCTCTACCGTTTCCGTGACCGACTGACGTAG
- a CDS encoding NADH:flavin oxidoreductase — MTRLSSPLRVGGVTIPNRLYRAPLLECAGNGDDAVDRLIDALEPAAAAGAGLVCQGATIVRGDGGCAAPGMTRVHDPEFVARLGRLTDRIHDHDATVAIQLEHGGLRSMETWHAGYRADNPDLRQPAVSRPPWPLRLLDRLGFLSYDPQVLSTKEVYDLAEEFGRAAGHAADVGYDLIHVAGANMGIVHQFLSPFYNRRDDEFGDGVRFLEAIHDAVRDHAGDVPLVTKVPAETAAPPVIRRHLDRSDAVEVCRRLDDVGYDALVPVSGSVFWDMSIVRGSFPARAWRDAAFREGYDEAFGGRLRAGLVALANRVESWAYDFDPAWNADLCRAVRDAVSVPVWCEGGIRERPRIDRLLGDACDMVGMARPFYAEPELPARLLANAEASAVCDSCNNCTVPQVTGAPGVCRTPAVVEQAGRLRRRGAYATGGESESGSEG; from the coding sequence ATGACTCGGCTCTCGTCGCCGCTGCGTGTCGGCGGCGTGACGATCCCGAACCGGCTCTACCGCGCCCCGCTGCTGGAGTGTGCGGGCAACGGCGACGACGCGGTCGACCGTCTGATCGACGCCCTCGAACCCGCGGCGGCCGCCGGCGCGGGACTGGTCTGCCAGGGGGCGACGATCGTCCGCGGCGACGGTGGCTGTGCGGCCCCGGGCATGACGCGAGTCCACGACCCGGAGTTCGTCGCCCGACTCGGACGCCTGACCGACCGCATCCACGACCACGACGCGACCGTCGCGATCCAACTCGAACACGGCGGTCTCCGGAGCATGGAGACGTGGCACGCCGGCTACCGCGCCGACAACCCCGACCTCCGGCAACCCGCCGTCTCGCGACCCCCGTGGCCCCTCCGCCTGCTCGACCGACTGGGCTTCCTGTCGTACGACCCACAGGTCCTCTCCACTAAGGAGGTGTACGACTTGGCAGAGGAGTTCGGCCGCGCCGCCGGCCACGCCGCCGACGTCGGCTACGATCTGATCCACGTCGCCGGGGCGAACATGGGCATCGTTCACCAGTTCCTCTCGCCGTTCTACAACCGCCGGGACGACGAGTTCGGCGACGGCGTCCGGTTCCTGGAGGCGATCCACGACGCCGTTCGCGACCACGCGGGCGACGTGCCGCTGGTGACGAAGGTGCCCGCCGAGACGGCGGCCCCGCCGGTGATCCGTCGCCATCTCGACCGCTCGGACGCCGTCGAGGTCTGTCGACGCCTCGACGACGTCGGCTACGACGCCCTCGTGCCCGTCTCCGGGTCGGTGTTCTGGGACATGAGTATCGTGCGCGGATCGTTTCCCGCCCGGGCGTGGCGCGACGCGGCGTTTCGCGAGGGGTACGACGAGGCCTTCGGCGGCCGCCTCCGTGCCGGCCTCGTCGCCCTCGCCAACCGGGTCGAGTCGTGGGCGTACGACTTCGACCCCGCGTGGAACGCCGACCTCTGTCGGGCCGTCCGCGACGCCGTCTCCGTCCCCGTCTGGTGTGAGGGCGGGATTCGAGAACGGCCGCGCATCGACCGACTACTCGGCGACGCCTGCGACATGGTGGGGATGGCTCGGCCGTTCTACGCCGAACCCGAACTGCCCGCACGACTGCTCGCGAACGCCGAGGCCAGCGCAGTCTGTGACTCCTGTAACAACTGCACCGTGCCGCAGGTGACCGGTGCGCCGGGCGTCTGCCGGACGCCAGCGGTGGTCGAGCAAGCGGGACGACTCCGGCGACGGGGGGCTTACGCGACGGGGGGCGAGTCCGAGTCGGGATCGGAGGGGTAG
- a CDS encoding DEAD/DEAH box helicase: MRVRDLPLSPAMVDHFESRGIDELYPPQAAAVEAGVTDGRRLVAAVPTASGKTFVASLAMLTADGPGLYIVPLRALAREKYETFSDLPGADVAISTGDFDSTDEDLGDADVVVATSEKVDSAIRNGADWIADLACVVVDEVHLVGSEDRGPTLEVTLATLQRRAPGVGVVALSATVANPEDIAGWLDAALVESDWRPVDLRTGVYADGSVAFDDGTERSMDVSGDPEDATDATEALVTEALDDGGQALAFVRSRTEAESLADRLAAAGLGSSPEVAADIRGLDGTETGRRLADCADGGVAFHHAGLRSDHRIAVERAFRDRDLRVICATPTLAAGVNVPARRVVIRDQQRYTGSGMEWLPTLEVHQMCGRAGRPHLDPYGEAVLVGDDASRDDLRERYVEAGPERVESRLADRNALRTHVLSIVASDFAASREGVLDVLDATFFAYGTPTGELGGVVDTAVADLVEMGMIVDGDDLAATDLGGRVSRQYVTPETGARIVAGIRTAAEMDTSTALTALEIVCDTPDMQDTYLGNRERADMYRFARTHADEFTTGMNEAEDFEEWLTAVKTARVLHEWIEGATAEELVDRFRIGPGDLESRIERADWLLGAADAISAAVGADAALPFRACKEGLYPSDPDSDSPPVA; encoded by the coding sequence ATGCGAGTCCGGGACCTCCCCCTGTCGCCCGCGATGGTCGACCACTTCGAGTCGCGGGGGATCGACGAACTCTACCCGCCACAGGCCGCGGCCGTCGAGGCCGGTGTCACCGACGGTCGTCGCCTCGTCGCCGCCGTCCCCACCGCCAGCGGCAAGACGTTCGTCGCCTCGCTGGCGATGCTCACCGCTGACGGCCCCGGCCTCTACATCGTCCCGCTCCGAGCGCTCGCCCGCGAGAAGTACGAGACCTTCTCCGACCTCCCGGGGGCCGACGTCGCCATCTCGACCGGCGACTTCGATTCGACCGACGAGGACCTCGGCGACGCCGACGTCGTCGTCGCCACGAGCGAGAAAGTGGACTCGGCGATCCGCAACGGGGCCGACTGGATCGCCGACCTCGCCTGTGTCGTCGTCGACGAGGTCCACCTCGTCGGCAGCGAGGACCGGGGGCCCACGTTGGAGGTGACGCTCGCGACCCTCCAGCGGCGCGCCCCCGGGGTCGGCGTCGTCGCACTCTCGGCGACGGTCGCCAACCCAGAGGACATCGCGGGCTGGCTGGACGCCGCACTCGTCGAGAGCGACTGGCGGCCAGTCGACCTCCGAACCGGCGTCTACGCCGACGGGTCGGTCGCCTTCGACGACGGCACGGAGCGTTCGATGGACGTCTCGGGCGACCCCGAGGACGCGACCGACGCGACCGAGGCGCTCGTGACCGAAGCCCTCGACGACGGCGGGCAGGCGCTCGCGTTCGTCCGGTCGCGCACCGAGGCGGAGTCGCTGGCCGACCGCCTCGCGGCCGCGGGTCTCGGCTCGTCGCCCGAGGTGGCCGCCGACATCCGCGGCCTCGACGGCACGGAGACGGGGCGTCGCCTCGCCGACTGCGCCGACGGCGGCGTCGCCTTCCACCACGCCGGCCTGCGGAGCGACCACCGGATCGCCGTCGAACGGGCCTTCCGCGACCGGGATCTGCGGGTGATCTGTGCCACCCCGACGCTCGCGGCGGGCGTCAACGTCCCCGCGCGGCGGGTCGTGATCCGCGACCAGCAGCGCTACACCGGGTCGGGGATGGAGTGGTTACCGACGCTGGAGGTCCACCAGATGTGTGGCCGGGCGGGTCGCCCCCACCTCGACCCCTACGGCGAGGCGGTGTTGGTCGGCGACGATGCCTCTCGGGACGACCTTCGGGAGCGGTACGTCGAGGCCGGCCCGGAGCGCGTGGAGTCACGCCTCGCCGACCGGAACGCGCTCCGGACGCACGTCCTCTCGATCGTCGCCTCCGACTTCGCCGCCTCCCGCGAGGGCGTCCTCGACGTCCTCGACGCGACGTTTTTCGCCTACGGGACGCCGACCGGGGAGTTGGGCGGTGTCGTCGACACGGCGGTGGCCGACCTCGTCGAGATGGGGATGATCGTCGACGGCGACGACCTCGCCGCGACCGACCTCGGGGGGCGCGTCTCGCGCCAGTACGTCACCCCCGAGACGGGCGCACGGATCGTCGCCGGGATCCGGACGGCCGCGGAGATGGACACGTCGACGGCGCTGACGGCGCTGGAAATCGTCTGTGACACTCCCGACATGCAGGACACGTACCTCGGCAACCGGGAGCGTGCGGACATGTACCGGTTCGCACGGACCCACGCCGACGAGTTCACGACCGGGATGAACGAGGCCGAGGACTTCGAGGAGTGGCTGACCGCGGTCAAGACGGCACGGGTCCTCCACGAGTGGATCGAAGGCGCGACCGCCGAGGAACTGGTCGATCGGTTCCGGATCGGGCCGGGCGACCTGGAGTCCCGAATCGAGCGCGCCGACTGGTTGCTCGGCGCGGCCGACGCCATCTCGGCGGCCGTCGGCGCGGACGCCGCCCTCCCGTTCCGGGCGTGCAAGGAGGGACTCTACCCCTCCGATCCCGACTCGGACTCGCCCCCCGTCGCGTAA